In one Paenibacillus sp. JQZ6Y-1 genomic region, the following are encoded:
- the hfq gene encoding RNA chaperone Hfq, which translates to MNKSINIQDTFLNQLRKENIPVTVYLVNGFQIRGTIKAFDNFTIMVDSDGRQQMIYKHAVSTFTPSRNVSLMQQDNQSES; encoded by the coding sequence ATGAACAAGTCTATTAATATTCAGGATACTTTTTTAAATCAATTGCGTAAGGAAAATATCCCGGTCACAGTATACCTCGTGAACGGCTTCCAGATTCGCGGCACAATCAAAGCCTTCGATAACTTTACCATCATGGTAGATAGCGATGGTCGCCAACAAATGATCTACAAGCATGCCGTATCTACCTTTACACCTTCGCGCAATGTGTCCTTAATGCAACAGGACAACCAAAGCGAAAGCTAA
- the mutL gene encoding DNA mismatch repair endonuclease MutL, whose translation MGHIRVLDEHIANQIAAGEVVERPASVVKELVENAIDARATRIDVHIGEGGLESIRVQDNGTGIAADDCETAFYRHATSKLADDRDLFQITSLGFRGEALPSIAAVSKVDLLTSATDDGAGRRLLIEGGTLKSNEDEAAPRGTDFRVNSLFYNTPARLKYMKTVQTELGHISDIMYRMSLAHPEIAFTLRHNNNLLLQTPGNGDMLQVIAAVYGTSAAKMVLPLNNDNLDYSINGYIGRPEIARANRNAMSVIVNGRYIKSYVVNQAILRAYHTLLPINRYPLTVLRLEMHPSLVDVNVHPAKMEVRFSKEPELMMFVEESVRQALRREILIPHVTKQTVKRGNSESVIQEQFSFPRPSVSNDAYAGNDLFTAPVSSPTSDSTNGANMPRHQAAREDIGELDAPYVPPLGDQDLPPEQEQSNPQWNGQMEGEQAAAARHSSLNNSSATVNGSSQAASPTIREQLPHPQYVKEEEQMKSNASVAGHTKEQAADTTQSDRSQEPDGKHVRRHNGSQHPHDQAVAESQGNAMVPSHDGNGNSASSNETLTSSANTLPVPNADLAAPSAQADHSATGYDHFSAATTADQSSGIRERERAYQPDYKRSSGSGSSARPPQRPSNANRGIPAEMIYGTAEDPQQPEFPEMTLIGQHHGTYLIAQNEEGLFLIDQHAAHERVNYEFYYNKFGQPEEASQELLLPITLEFTRAEADKLKDRLHWFERVGVYLEHFGGQTFRVCAYPYWFPKGEEQRVIQEMTEWVLSERKIDLSKLREQASTLCSCKASIKANQRLTEAEAQALLHRLAACQQPYTCPHGRPIVVSFSSYDLEKLFKRVM comes from the coding sequence TTGGGACATATTCGTGTACTAGATGAACATATTGCCAACCAGATTGCTGCCGGTGAAGTAGTGGAGCGTCCCGCATCCGTCGTCAAGGAGCTGGTGGAAAATGCGATTGACGCGCGTGCGACTCGGATTGATGTTCATATCGGCGAAGGTGGACTGGAGTCCATTCGTGTGCAGGATAATGGAACGGGAATCGCAGCGGATGATTGCGAAACTGCCTTTTACCGTCATGCAACCAGCAAGCTAGCGGATGATCGTGATCTATTTCAGATTACCAGTCTTGGTTTTCGCGGGGAGGCACTGCCGAGTATTGCCGCCGTGTCCAAAGTCGATCTGTTGACCAGTGCCACCGATGATGGCGCTGGACGTCGTCTCCTAATTGAAGGCGGTACACTGAAAAGCAATGAAGATGAAGCCGCACCGCGCGGCACCGATTTTCGGGTCAATTCGCTCTTTTACAATACGCCAGCACGATTGAAATATATGAAAACTGTACAGACGGAGCTAGGGCATATTTCTGATATTATGTACCGCATGTCGCTAGCGCATCCAGAAATTGCATTCACACTGCGACATAATAACAATCTGCTGCTTCAGACCCCTGGCAACGGCGATATGCTACAGGTCATTGCTGCCGTGTATGGTACATCGGCTGCCAAGATGGTATTACCGCTCAACAATGATAATTTGGATTACAGCATTAACGGTTATATTGGACGACCAGAGATTGCGCGTGCCAATCGTAATGCGATGTCCGTTATTGTTAATGGACGTTATATTAAAAGCTATGTTGTCAATCAGGCGATTTTGCGTGCGTATCATACGTTACTGCCGATCAATCGCTATCCGCTGACCGTGCTGCGTCTGGAAATGCACCCATCGCTGGTGGATGTCAATGTGCATCCTGCCAAAATGGAAGTGCGTTTTAGCAAAGAACCGGAGCTGATGATGTTTGTCGAGGAATCGGTGCGTCAGGCGCTTCGTCGCGAGATTCTAATTCCACATGTGACCAAACAAACCGTGAAGCGCGGCAATAGTGAATCCGTTATTCAGGAGCAGTTTAGCTTCCCACGTCCATCGGTATCTAATGATGCGTATGCTGGGAATGATCTGTTTACGGCGCCTGTATCGTCTCCAACGTCTGATAGCACGAACGGTGCTAATATGCCACGGCATCAGGCAGCACGCGAAGATATTGGCGAACTGGATGCTCCATATGTACCGCCATTGGGTGATCAAGATTTACCACCAGAGCAGGAACAGTCGAACCCACAATGGAATGGACAAATGGAGGGAGAGCAAGCAGCTGCTGCACGACATTCGTCTTTAAATAATAGTAGTGCAACAGTCAATGGCAGTAGTCAAGCAGCGTCTCCAACGATACGTGAGCAACTTCCACATCCTCAGTATGTTAAGGAAGAGGAGCAGATGAAATCAAATGCTTCCGTTGCTGGTCATACGAAGGAGCAGGCAGCTGATACAACCCAATCGGATCGTTCGCAAGAACCAGATGGCAAGCATGTGCGTCGTCATAATGGTTCACAGCATCCTCATGATCAAGCGGTAGCTGAATCCCAAGGAAATGCTATGGTTCCTAGTCATGATGGGAATGGGAATAGTGCAAGCTCTAACGAGACACTGACGTCAAGCGCGAATACACTACCTGTACCAAATGCCGATCTGGCAGCACCATCCGCTCAAGCAGATCATTCAGCAACAGGATATGATCATTTTTCAGCCGCTACGACAGCGGATCAGTCATCCGGTATTCGTGAGCGTGAACGTGCATATCAGCCAGATTACAAACGCTCGTCCGGTTCAGGCTCATCTGCACGTCCGCCACAGCGTCCCAGCAATGCCAATCGAGGCATTCCAGCGGAAATGATCTACGGAACTGCTGAAGATCCACAGCAGCCAGAGTTTCCAGAAATGACGCTGATTGGACAGCACCACGGTACGTATCTAATCGCACAAAATGAAGAAGGTCTGTTTCTGATCGACCAGCATGCTGCACATGAGCGTGTCAATTACGAATTTTATTACAACAAATTCGGTCAGCCAGAAGAAGCGTCACAGGAGCTATTGCTGCCGATTACGCTGGAATTTACCCGTGCCGAAGCAGATAAGCTGAAGGATCGACTGCACTGGTTTGAACGTGTGGGTGTGTATCTGGAGCATTTTGGCGGGCAAACCTTCCGCGTCTGTGCGTATCCGTACTGGTTCCCCAAAGGCGAGGAACAACGCGTCATTCAAGAAATGACGGAATGGGTGCTAAGCGAGCGCAAAATCGATCTGTCCAAGCTGCGCGAACAAGCATCTACCCTTTGTTCCTGCAAGGCATCGATCAAAGCGAATCAGCGCTTGACGGAAGCGGAAGCACAGGCGTTGCTACATCGGCTTGCTGCCTGTCAGCAGCCGTATACATGCCCACATGGACGACCAATCGTTGTATCCTTTTCCAGCTATGATCTGGAAAAACTGTTCAAGCGCGTAATGTAA
- a CDS encoding class I SAM-dependent methyltransferase, translated as MLITTGDEPSVATEARARQLAEEFAVSYIPRKGRSVARMAAQYNDPDIIVLVEKEARLARPGESAMFFHPSMAFVRAKRLLKGEEDVMISTSRLEAGDSVLDCTAGLGSDSLVFSLATGSSGAVTALEYSKPLAALLTEGLRIYESGLAPVDEALRRIRVIPQDHKSYLSALPDKSVDIVYFDPMFREALHESSAIAPLRGFANNDALDKQCIEHAMRVARKTVMLKEKWDSPEYERLGFERIRRKKSKIEYGVIYV; from the coding sequence ATGTTGATTACAACTGGCGATGAGCCATCTGTCGCAACCGAGGCACGTGCTCGGCAGCTGGCAGAGGAATTCGCCGTTTCCTATATTCCGCGTAAAGGGCGCTCTGTCGCCCGTATGGCGGCTCAATATAATGATCCTGATATTATCGTGCTGGTGGAGAAAGAAGCGCGTCTTGCCCGTCCTGGTGAGTCTGCGATGTTTTTCCATCCCAGTATGGCGTTTGTGCGTGCGAAGCGACTGCTTAAAGGCGAAGAGGATGTCATGATCAGTACGTCTCGTCTAGAAGCGGGTGATTCGGTGCTGGATTGCACCGCTGGTCTAGGCTCGGATTCGCTTGTCTTCTCGCTAGCAACTGGGTCTTCGGGCGCAGTTACTGCCTTGGAGTATTCCAAGCCGCTAGCAGCACTGTTAACGGAAGGATTACGCATTTACGAAAGTGGTCTAGCACCTGTAGATGAAGCTTTGCGGCGTATTCGCGTCATTCCGCAGGATCATAAGTCCTATTTAAGCGCTTTGCCAGACAAAAGCGTCGATATTGTTTATTTTGATCCCATGTTCCGAGAAGCGCTGCATGAATCATCGGCTATTGCACCATTACGAGGATTTGCCAACAATGATGCATTGGATAAACAGTGCATTGAGCATGCCATGCGTGTTGCACGCAAAACGGTCATGCTCAAGGAAAAATGGGATAGTCCCGAATATGAACGCCTTGGATTTGAACGCATCCGGCGCAAAAAATCCAAAATAGAATACGGAGTGATTTATGTATGA
- the hflX gene encoding GTPase HflX codes for MKQGTHDTQTEQQARAVLVSLYTQMDKRNNVNAEGSIQELVSLAETAGVEVLEQMTQNREMPDVRWFIGKGKVEELRILLEALGANTVIFDQELSGAQVRNLEEHLDAKIIDRTQLILDIFAQRAKTREGILQVELAQYTYLLPRLSGQGKNLSRLGGGIGTRGPGESKLETDRRHIRTRVTDLKRQLEEIMRHRVLYRERRKKSGVVQVALVGYTNAGKSTLLKQLTAADVYVQDQLFATLDPTSRTLELPGGKEIVLTDTVGFIQNLPHDLVAAFRATLEEVNEADLILHVVDASSERRDEQMQVVDDILQELGAGGKEMVVLYNKSDLCTPSQLEMLPSDSTHLRISAYNEADLEKVSLLIQDQLAGGKRIYRIPAERGDLISQLYTFSSILDQEYEENEAIFTVEINKVDYEKFGYKLQEYEVK; via the coding sequence ATGAAACAAGGAACACATGATACACAGACCGAGCAGCAAGCAAGAGCCGTACTGGTTAGTCTCTATACACAGATGGACAAGCGTAACAATGTCAATGCTGAAGGCTCGATTCAAGAACTTGTCAGTCTGGCGGAAACCGCAGGCGTAGAGGTACTGGAGCAGATGACGCAGAATCGCGAGATGCCGGATGTACGCTGGTTTATCGGGAAAGGGAAAGTTGAGGAGCTGCGCATTTTGCTTGAAGCGCTTGGCGCCAATACAGTCATTTTCGATCAGGAGCTGTCCGGTGCACAGGTGCGTAATCTGGAGGAGCATCTGGATGCGAAAATTATTGACCGTACGCAGCTGATTTTGGATATTTTCGCTCAGCGTGCCAAAACACGCGAAGGTATTTTACAGGTCGAGCTGGCGCAGTATACGTATCTACTGCCACGTCTATCCGGTCAGGGCAAAAACCTGTCTCGGCTGGGCGGCGGAATCGGTACGCGCGGTCCGGGTGAGAGCAAGCTGGAAACCGACCGTCGTCATATCCGCACGCGGGTAACCGATCTCAAACGACAACTCGAAGAAATTATGCGTCATCGCGTACTCTATCGGGAACGTCGTAAAAAGTCCGGCGTCGTACAAGTAGCACTTGTTGGTTATACCAATGCTGGTAAATCAACATTGCTCAAGCAGTTGACTGCTGCTGATGTGTATGTGCAGGATCAGCTGTTTGCGACCCTTGATCCGACATCACGCACACTAGAGCTACCAGGCGGCAAAGAAATTGTATTGACCGATACCGTTGGATTTATTCAAAATTTGCCGCATGATCTGGTAGCTGCCTTCCGTGCTACATTGGAGGAAGTTAACGAAGCGGATCTGATTTTGCATGTGGTAGACGCATCCTCTGAGCGACGAGATGAGCAAATGCAGGTGGTCGATGACATTTTGCAGGAATTGGGCGCAGGTGGGAAGGAGATGGTAGTCCTTTATAACAAATCCGATTTGTGCACACCATCTCAACTGGAAATGTTACCGTCTGACAGTACACATCTGCGTATTAGTGCCTATAACGAGGCGGATCTGGAAAAGGTCAGCCTGTTAATTCAGGATCAACTGGCAGGTGGCAAACGCATTTATCGCATTCCAGCTGAACGCGGTGATCTGATCTCGCAACTGTATACGTTTAGCAGTATTTTGGATCAAGAGTATGAGGAAAATGAAGCTATTTTCACCGTCGAAATCAATAAGGTCGACTATGAGAAGTTTGGCTACAAGCTGCAAGAGTATGAAGTAAAGTGA
- the miaA gene encoding tRNA (adenosine(37)-N6)-dimethylallyltransferase MiaA encodes MNIRPDHTADKPKLLVLIGPTAVGKTAISIEIAKRFGAEIISGDSMQVYRGMNIGTAKIKREEMQGIPHHLIDIHDPHEPFSVAEFQQRCRELIPDISSRGKLPFIVGGTGLYVESVSYEFQFSDSGADEDFRREQAEYAESQGAQALHDRLAAVDPESAARLHPNDQRRIIRALEVHHLTGIKLSDQLSGQSRTSPYELCIVGLTMDREMLYKRIEARIDQMLEEGLLNEVQHLLNQGYTPGMVAMQGLGYKEIAAYLSGGMNLQEAVVLLKRDTRRFAKRQLSWFRHMRDIHWVDVTDVENKEQHIEKVYDIVAGTLYQDREYTSTT; translated from the coding sequence ATGAATATCCGGCCAGACCACACAGCGGATAAACCGAAGCTGCTCGTGCTGATCGGGCCGACGGCTGTCGGCAAAACCGCCATCAGTATCGAAATCGCCAAGCGTTTTGGCGCCGAAATTATCTCCGGTGATTCTATGCAGGTATACCGTGGTATGAATATCGGTACAGCAAAAATCAAACGTGAAGAAATGCAAGGAATTCCCCACCATTTGATCGACATTCATGATCCGCATGAGCCGTTTTCAGTTGCTGAATTTCAGCAACGCTGCCGGGAGCTGATTCCTGATATTAGCAGCCGCGGCAAGCTGCCATTTATCGTCGGTGGTACCGGTCTCTATGTGGAATCGGTGAGCTATGAGTTCCAGTTCAGCGACAGCGGAGCGGACGAGGATTTTCGCCGCGAGCAAGCGGAATATGCCGAGAGTCAAGGTGCGCAGGCACTGCATGACCGGCTCGCTGCCGTTGACCCGGAATCCGCAGCACGTCTGCATCCCAACGACCAGCGCCGGATTATCCGTGCCTTGGAGGTTCACCATTTGACAGGGATCAAGCTGTCGGATCAGCTATCCGGTCAGAGCAGAACGTCACCGTACGAATTGTGTATCGTAGGTTTGACAATGGATAGGGAAATGCTATATAAACGTATTGAAGCACGGATTGATCAGATGCTGGAAGAAGGCTTGCTGAACGAAGTTCAGCATCTGCTGAATCAGGGATACACCCCCGGAATGGTGGCGATGCAGGGGTTGGGTTACAAAGAGATTGCCGCTTATCTGTCAGGCGGCATGAATCTGCAGGAAGCGGTCGTACTGTTGAAGCGCGATACGCGGCGCTTTGCCAAACGCCAACTATCCTGGTTCCGCCATATGCGTGATATACACTGGGTCGATGTGACGGATGTGGAAAATAAAGAACAGCACATCGAGAAAGTGTATGACATCGTAGCAGGAACTTTGTACCAGGATAGGGAATATACTTCAACAACTTAA
- a CDS encoding DUF402 domain-containing protein has product MKRKFADRANWRRVIQRSYTRRYVNNNIFTGYVTLYHMNRLREPLYKIYGGRRFCIAAAEYSWMQYYPDNANYVVTAMFDDKLEIIEWYIDICKTQGITDQGVPWFDDLYLDIVVMKDGQIFLLDEDELDDALRRRVITKQDYELAHATAKRLLKQIDAHAFPLFPLSLKHRRSLFGRDHHS; this is encoded by the coding sequence ATGAAACGTAAATTTGCAGATCGAGCGAACTGGCGGCGTGTCATACAACGCAGTTATACACGTCGCTATGTAAACAACAATATTTTTACAGGATATGTGACGCTCTACCATATGAACCGTTTGCGCGAACCATTATACAAAATTTACGGAGGCCGGAGGTTTTGCATCGCTGCTGCCGAATATTCATGGATGCAGTATTACCCGGATAACGCCAACTATGTTGTAACCGCTATGTTCGATGACAAGCTAGAGATTATCGAGTGGTACATCGACATCTGCAAAACACAGGGGATTACCGATCAAGGCGTTCCGTGGTTTGATGATCTGTATCTGGATATTGTAGTCATGAAGGATGGGCAGATTTTCCTGCTAGATGAGGATGAGCTAGATGATGCATTACGTCGTCGAGTCATTACAAAGCAGGATTACGAATTGGCTCATGCAACGGCTAAACGGCTGCTCAAGCAGATTGATGCGCATGCTTTTCCGCTGTTCCCATTATCACTCAAGCATCGGCGCAGTCTGTTTGGACGGGATCATCACTCCTGA
- a CDS encoding transglycosylase domain-containing protein gives MPRQQLSRSDKGQNTNRPSRPNRTSSSGSGSGGSGNSGAKKKKTKKITGKRVFWTLFAVTALGIFCALAGYLFIMVSGEKIYQANINKLAVTEPTKVYDRNGTLILQRSIRTGDPVKYEEIPKEVINAFVATEDRRFFDHQGVDLWSIGRAAVRDVVARSAVEGGSTITQQLAKNVFLTNDKTFFRKATEVSIALAIERNMTKEQIITTYLNRIYFGSGAYGIKEASETYFGVSDLSKLKTWQIATLAGLPKAPSRYSPQSNPELSQERRGVVLQLMQQQGYITAAEEKEAEDVTYNYKSPESKNTKFQAFIDYAMQEAEDETGLSADDLNRGGYNIYTTMDSKAQQTLEDAFKNDDLFEKSADNVKVQGSMVIVNNDTGGLVALLGGRDYVSGNFSRVTSHRQPGSSFKPIITYAPALQSGNYHSNSMLSNEKQCFGTYCPNNLHGGYSNTISMTAAMEDSVNIPAVWLLNQIGIDTGINYAKSVGFDLTGDDRNLAIALGGLSKGTNTLEMAQAYRVFADGGNYTPAYAVKSITDSTGDEVYKNSAKSTEVLSKDATDEMTQMLQNVVQNGTGKRAQINRPVAGKTGTTQHGISGLSSSANRDIWFAGYTKEWTAAVWMGYDKPDRTHLLKDGSGRAAALFAAVMGPALEGYPVQNFDTASVPPPVVEEPEEEEQPVTPSAVTGLSASFDQDSQSVALAWNPVEGASSYTVYRKESGATQFSAISSGGADPVASDGAVTAGQTYDYYVTATTADGSQSDASNTVQVTIDQAQTEQPPAENPDGVVPPEGETPTPPTGEETPGTDTGPGAGDGTGGTGDTGNNTGPTDGSTNNGGTTPPDNGQNGTDGSGTTDGTTTPGTTNPNPGNNTPPAGPGDAGTNNTDNPTATPPGT, from the coding sequence ATGCCAAGACAGCAGCTATCCCGTAGTGACAAGGGTCAGAATACCAACCGACCAAGCCGTCCGAATCGGACCAGCTCATCTGGATCAGGTTCAGGAGGATCGGGCAACTCGGGTGCCAAAAAGAAAAAGACCAAAAAAATTACAGGCAAACGCGTATTCTGGACATTATTTGCCGTCACAGCACTGGGTATATTTTGTGCGCTTGCCGGCTACCTCTTCATTATGGTAAGCGGGGAAAAAATTTATCAGGCAAACATCAACAAACTCGCGGTCACCGAGCCGACCAAAGTATACGACCGCAATGGAACGCTGATTTTACAGCGCAGTATTCGCACAGGCGATCCGGTCAAATATGAAGAGATTCCGAAGGAAGTCATCAATGCCTTTGTGGCAACCGAAGACAGGCGGTTTTTTGATCACCAAGGTGTCGATTTATGGTCGATCGGTCGTGCGGCAGTACGCGACGTCGTAGCACGCTCCGCTGTAGAGGGTGGTAGTACCATCACTCAGCAGCTTGCTAAAAACGTCTTCCTAACCAACGACAAAACGTTTTTCCGTAAAGCAACCGAAGTTTCGATCGCACTTGCGATTGAACGCAATATGACAAAGGAACAAATCATCACCACGTATCTAAACCGTATTTATTTCGGCTCTGGTGCGTATGGCATCAAGGAAGCATCTGAAACGTATTTCGGAGTCAGCGACCTGAGCAAATTAAAAACATGGCAGATTGCCACACTGGCTGGTTTGCCAAAGGCACCTTCACGCTATAGCCCACAAAGCAATCCCGAGCTATCGCAGGAACGCCGTGGCGTTGTATTGCAGCTCATGCAGCAGCAAGGCTACATTACAGCAGCAGAGGAAAAAGAAGCAGAAGATGTAACATACAACTACAAATCACCGGAAAGCAAAAATACGAAGTTTCAGGCATTTATCGACTATGCGATGCAGGAAGCTGAGGATGAAACCGGTCTAAGCGCGGATGATCTGAACCGCGGTGGGTATAACATTTACACCACGATGGATTCTAAGGCTCAGCAGACGCTAGAGGATGCGTTCAAAAACGACGATTTATTTGAAAAGAGCGCCGACAATGTCAAAGTGCAAGGCTCCATGGTTATCGTCAACAATGATACCGGTGGTCTGGTCGCACTGCTGGGTGGACGCGACTACGTGAGCGGCAACTTCAGCCGTGTGACAAGTCATCGTCAACCAGGCTCCTCCTTTAAGCCGATCATCACGTATGCACCGGCATTGCAAAGTGGCAATTACCATTCCAATTCCATGCTTAGCAATGAGAAGCAATGTTTTGGTACGTATTGCCCGAATAACTTGCACGGTGGCTACTCAAATACGATTAGCATGACCGCAGCGATGGAAGATTCCGTCAACATTCCAGCGGTATGGCTGCTGAATCAGATTGGCATTGATACTGGTATTAATTATGCCAAATCGGTCGGTTTCGATCTGACTGGCGATGATCGCAACCTAGCCATTGCGCTGGGTGGTCTGAGCAAAGGTACCAATACGCTAGAAATGGCGCAAGCCTATCGTGTATTCGCTGACGGCGGAAATTACACACCAGCTTATGCTGTAAAAAGTATTACCGACAGCACAGGCGATGAAGTATACAAAAATAGTGCTAAATCGACCGAAGTGTTAAGCAAAGATGCAACCGATGAAATGACCCAAATGCTGCAAAATGTCGTTCAAAATGGTACAGGTAAACGGGCGCAGATCAATCGTCCAGTTGCAGGTAAAACAGGAACGACACAGCATGGAATCTCCGGTTTGAGCAGCAGTGCCAACCGTGACATCTGGTTTGCTGGTTACACCAAAGAATGGACAGCAGCCGTCTGGATGGGCTATGACAAACCAGACCGTACTCATCTGCTAAAAGATGGCAGTGGACGGGCAGCAGCATTGTTTGCAGCGGTAATGGGTCCTGCATTAGAAGGATATCCTGTACAGAACTTTGATACAGCTTCTGTTCCACCGCCTGTGGTAGAAGAACCGGAAGAGGAAGAACAACCGGTTACTCCTTCGGCAGTAACAGGTCTGAGTGCTTCGTTTGATCAGGATAGCCAATCCGTAGCACTGGCATGGAATCCAGTGGAAGGAGCATCCAGCTACACCGTCTATCGTAAAGAGAGTGGAGCCACCCAGTTTAGTGCGATTTCTAGCGGTGGAGCGGATCCCGTTGCATCGGATGGTGCAGTAACTGCGGGACAAACGTATGATTATTACGTAACCGCAACGACTGCGGATGGCTCGCAATCGGATGCCTCGAACACGGTTCAAGTGACCATTGATCAGGCTCAAACCGAACAGCCGCCAGCCGAGAATCCAGATGGAGTCGTACCGCCAGAAGGCGAAACACCAACTCCACCAACTGGTGAAGAAACACCAGGTACAGATACCGGCCCTGGAGCTGGTGACGGTACCGGTGGAACAGGCGATACTGGAAACAATACGGGTCCAACCGATGGTTCAACCAATAATGGAGGCACCACCCCGCCGGATAACGGCCAAAATGGTACGGATGGAAGTGGAACAACCGACGGTACAACAACGCCGGGCACGACCAATCCTAATCCAGGCAATAATACACCGCCAGCGGGTCCAGGCGATGCCGGTACAAACAATACCGACAACCCGACAGCCACACCGCCTGGTACGTAA
- a CDS encoding aminotransferase class I/II-fold pyridoxal phosphate-dependent enzyme, which yields MAWSAQADQIIDEAVRKLDRVVDANQWKVIEAFQKHKVSDYHFAGSTGYAYNDRGREVLEEVYAEVFGCEAALVRPHFASGTHTIATALFGVLRPGDELLYITGRPYDTLHKVIGKPGDGKGSLADFGITYSEAALDEQGQVDWQAVEGKMNERTKVIGIQRSRGYDWRSSFTIADIEQMVRKIREYRSDVVIFVDNCYGEFSETLEPTQVGVDLMAGSLIKNPGGGIAETGGYICGKREYVELASYRMTAPGIGGEVGAMLGTTRGIYQGLYMAPTIVGQALKGSIYAAAMFELAGFNSKPGWNEPRTDLIQAVSFQQEQQLIAFVQGIQRAAAVDSHVVPEPWDMPGYEHPVIMAAGTFIQGGSLELSADAPIREPYIGYMQGGLTFSHVKLGVLMALQTMLERQLL from the coding sequence ATGGCATGGTCTGCTCAGGCAGATCAGATCATTGACGAGGCGGTTCGTAAGTTGGACCGAGTAGTCGATGCCAATCAGTGGAAAGTGATTGAAGCGTTTCAAAAGCATAAAGTGAGCGATTATCATTTTGCTGGTTCAACCGGATACGCATACAATGATCGCGGACGTGAAGTGCTGGAAGAGGTATATGCAGAAGTGTTTGGTTGTGAAGCGGCATTGGTACGTCCGCATTTCGCTTCTGGTACGCATACGATTGCAACGGCTCTGTTCGGTGTGCTGCGTCCGGGCGATGAACTGCTTTACATTACTGGTCGCCCTTACGATACTCTGCACAAGGTTATTGGGAAACCGGGCGATGGTAAAGGATCGCTGGCGGACTTTGGCATTACGTACAGCGAAGCTGCGCTGGATGAGCAAGGACAAGTGGATTGGCAGGCAGTAGAAGGGAAAATGAATGAGCGCACCAAAGTGATCGGCATTCAGCGTTCCCGTGGATACGATTGGCGTTCATCCTTCACGATTGCTGACATTGAGCAGATGGTACGTAAGATTCGTGAATATCGCTCGGATGTTGTCATCTTCGTAGATAATTGTTATGGAGAATTTAGCGAAACGCTAGAGCCGACTCAAGTTGGTGTAGATTTGATGGCAGGCTCATTGATCAAAAATCCGGGTGGCGGTATTGCCGAAACGGGCGGTTATATTTGCGGTAAACGAGAATACGTAGAGCTGGCATCGTACCGAATGACTGCACCAGGAATTGGTGGCGAGGTAGGCGCGATGCTCGGAACGACACGCGGTATCTATCAAGGCTTGTATATGGCACCAACCATCGTTGGTCAGGCGCTCAAAGGCAGTATTTACGCTGCCGCGATGTTTGAGCTGGCAGGCTTCAACAGCAAACCGGGTTGGAACGAACCGCGTACCGATCTTATTCAAGCCGTTTCATTCCAGCAGGAACAGCAGCTGATTGCCTTTGTACAAGGAATTCAGCGCGCAGCAGCAGTGGACAGCCATGTTGTACCTGAACCGTGGGATATGCCGGGCTATGAGCATCCTGTTATTATGGCAGCTGGTACCTTTATTCAAGGGGGCAGCTTGGAATTGTCTGCGGATGCGCCGATCCGTGAGCCGTATATCGGCTACATGCAGGGTGGATTAACGTTTTCCCATGTGAAGCTTGGTGTACTGATGGCATTGCAAACGATGCTAGAGCGTCAATTGTTATAA